A region of the Nocardia nova SH22a genome:
AAACGTATTTTCGTGCCGATGCTGCGGGTCAACGCCATCGAACCCAATTCGGTGAACCTCAACACCGGCACCGTGAGCCTGCGCCGCTTCGAGCAGCGACCGGGCGAGATGCTGGCGCTGGCCCAGGTCCTCGACTCGAAGGTCCGCGTCGCCGATCCCGAACTGCCCGACCTCGAGGGCGTCGATCTCTTCGTCGTCGACCTGGGCATCGAACAGAGCCGCACCCGCGACTGGGTGCTGTCGCGGGTCGCCGTGCGGGGGCATCGGCGGCTGGGCAGGCGCCGCGAGGTACACGTCGTGGAGTGGTCCGATGTGCGCGGCCTGACCCAGCACGAACTGAATCTGCCCGGCCAGGACGTGACCCAGCTGCTGGGTCAGTTCGAGGGGCTGCGACCCGCCGACGTCGCCCATCTGCTGCGAGAACTGCCCGAGAAGCGCCGGATCGAACTGGCCCGCGCCCTCGACGACGAACGCCTCGCCGATGTGGTGCAGGAACTTCCGGACGACGACCAGGTCGATGTGCTGCAGAATCTCGGCGTCGAGCGGGCGGCCGATCTGCTCGAGGCGATGGATCCCGACGACGCCGCCGACCTCCTCGGCGAGCTGCCCAGCGGTGAGGCCGAAGCCCTGCTGGCACTGATGGATCCGGAGGAATCGGAGCCGGTCCGACGGCTGCTGGAGTATTCGCCCTACACCGCGGGCGGCATGATGACGCCCCGGCCGGTGGTCCTCACCCCGGCCGCGACGGTCGCCGAGGCGCTGGCCCGGGTCCGCGACCCCGACCTCACCCCCGCACTGGCCTCGATGGTGTTCGTCGTCCGCCCGCCCACTGCCACCCCCACCGGCCGATACCTGGGCTGCGTGCACACTCAGCAGTTGCTGCGGGAGCCGCCCGCGACGCTCGTCGGCGGTCTCGTCGACAGCGATCTCACCCAGTTGCATCCGGAGGCGGCGCTCACCGCGGTCACCCGCTACTTCGCGACCTACAACCTGGTCTGCGGGCCGGTGGTGGACGAGGAGAACCATCTGCTCGGGGCGGTCAGCGTCGACGATGTGCTCGACCATCTCCTTCCGGAGGACTGGCGCGAGCAGGATGACGAGACCTCCGACTCGCCGAGTGCGATCCACGCGGTCGCGGCGGCGGGCCGGGCGGCCGAGGCCGGAAGGGCACAGCAATGAGCGAACGCAGCGAACGGGCGGGCGCCCGCCCGGACAAGGCGTTGCCGCGCGGCCGCCTGGAAACCCCGGTCGAATCGCGGTTCCGGTTCGAGATCGACGCCGAGGCGGTGGCCCGCGGCAGTGAGACCGTGGCCCGGTTCCTCGGCACCGGCCGTTATCTTCTGA
Encoded here:
- a CDS encoding magnesium transporter MgtE N-terminal domain-containing protein; the encoded protein is MAATKVFAARLAGLVVLGPDGESIGRLRDVVISIRYDRQQPRVLGLLVELPTRKRIFVPMLRVNAIEPNSVNLNTGTVSLRRFEQRPGEMLALAQVLDSKVRVADPELPDLEGVDLFVVDLGIEQSRTRDWVLSRVAVRGHRRLGRRREVHVVEWSDVRGLTQHELNLPGQDVTQLLGQFEGLRPADVAHLLRELPEKRRIELARALDDERLADVVQELPDDDQVDVLQNLGVERAADLLEAMDPDDAADLLGELPSGEAEALLALMDPEESEPVRRLLEYSPYTAGGMMTPRPVVLTPAATVAEALARVRDPDLTPALASMVFVVRPPTATPTGRYLGCVHTQQLLREPPATLVGGLVDSDLTQLHPEAALTAVTRYFATYNLVCGPVVDEENHLLGAVSVDDVLDHLLPEDWREQDDETSDSPSAIHAVAAAGRAAEAGRAQQ